The following are from one region of the Andrena cerasifolii isolate SP2316 chromosome 1, iyAndCera1_principal, whole genome shotgun sequence genome:
- the LOC143373731 gene encoding transmembrane channel-like protein, which produces MQRISITEEEADEDEYSASACAIMQRRSSSRRQSRRKRRPSSPFSAEAEVSLRRRSSVYTISSEETAISIEESGSQEQIFEKLKLHKEVLSGVKQQPWSLRRKMKLVRQAKAYVRRHEGVLQERLAQTRSTKDAIARISLFTTKKWQYFRRELVNLQTWLIPWELRIKEIESHFGSAVASYYTFLRWLFWINLVASAILTAFVAIPEMLTADPAAAGERKIMLREEKIKSKHLLTLWEFEGVLKYSPFFYGWYTNHDSEIGYRLPLAYFVTNVVVYIYSFVAILRKMAENSRLSKLTEKEDECLFSWKLFTGWDFMVGNPETAHNRVASIVLALKEALLEEAEKEKDERNWKIILMRIFVNISIISLLVLSAYAVIKVVARSAEELEQSDWWRQNEITVVMSLITYLFPVFFEILGLLESYHPRKQLRVQLARIMLLNLLNLYSLIFALFGKINTMKHDLHDLQPTIKNCSYKPIECNNNMPKSRRFATLASLSLILASNVSGLQNKTEVPGATLPPYSMMPKNLFLNPIMDEKSLEEIYNVGDYPPLDYTYDNYDGEDMKTIGFNETTWSSTETAFEEDLTSPVLEWNNTLDTTGLEQNDTFDTSTIPALDNATGISFSGFSEEVNDTSLSTVDLNKPTAYDEVTETAMHDTTDASTTSEDSITASSTSDRTVSSTTENDTFGEHSIITTLDTSTESPMITTTPTEEKADKMSTVDSSSTSVNEGVIPLTVENYVVQCFEQVCTTTTQDTIAPSKLLDLKTRKKLRRLCWETMFGQELAKLTVMDLVLVIVFTLSIDFFRAVFVRFMNSCWCWDLEKQFPQYGDFKIAENILHLVNNQGMIWMGMFFSPGLTALNLLKLGILMYLRSWAVMTCNVPHEVIFRASRSNNFYFALLLTMLFLCVLPVGYAIVWVEPSWHCGPFSGYKKIYHLATKQLTDSLPEPIQRCLDYIASPGIVIPLIVLMTLIIYYMVSLTGSLREANNDLKIQLRHERTEERRKLFKIVRKKEDVIDTSLLKWKKMLPGLVRKSSKTRAAKGEPEVAVTMDSVVDIHGRKHSVSDVVELTDVEEDELPQVFENSHRDRGQTSGSTR; this is translated from the exons ATGCAGAGGATATCCATAACTG AGGAAGAGGCCGACGAGGATGAATACTCCGCGTCAGCGTGCGCGATCATGCAACGAAGGAGTTCCAGTCGACGGCAAAGCAGACGGAAACGTCGCCCGTCGTCGCCGTTCAGCGCGGAAGCTGAAGTCTCGCTTCGTCGCAGGTCTTCGGTGTATACCATCAGCTCTGAAGA AACAGCGATCTCGATAGAGGAGAGCGGGAGCCAGGAGCAGATATTCGAGAAGCTGAAGTTGCATAAGGAAGTGCTGAGCGGAGTGAAGCAGCAACCCTGGTCACTTCGAAGGAAGATGAAGCTCGTGAGGCAGGCCAAGGCCTACGTGAGGAGGCACGAAGGTGTTCTTCAGGAGAGACTGGCGCAGACACGCAGCACGAAGGATGCTATTGCTCGCATCTCGCTCTTCACTACAAAG AAGTGGCAGTATTTTCGAAGAGAGTTGGTCAACCTTCAGACCTGGTTGATTCCCTGGGAACTTCGCATCAAAGAGATAGAATCCCACTTTGGCTCAGCGGTAGCTTCCTACTACACATTTCTTCGCTGGCTGTTCTGGATCAATCTCGTCGCGTCAGCCATCCTCACTGCTTTTGTAGCGATCCCTGAG ATGCTCACAGCAGACCCAGCCGCAGCGGGGGAGCGCAAGATCATGCTCAGGGAAGAGAAGATCAAATCGAAGCACCTGTTAACTCTATGGGAATTCGAAGGGGTGTTGAAGTACTCCCCGTTCTTCTACGGCTGGTACACCAACCACGATTCCGAGATCGGCTACAGGCTTCCTTTGGCCTACTTCGTGACGAACGTAGTCGTCTACATCTACAGCTTCGTCGCGATATTGCGCAA AATGGCAGAGAATTCTCGACTGAGCAAACTCACCGAGAAGGAGGACGAGTGCCTTTTCTCGTGGAAACTGTTCACGGGATGGGACTTCATGGTGGGCAATCCGGAAACTGCTCACAATCGAGTAGCCAGCATCGTGCTTGCGCTCAAGGAGGCTCTTCTCGAGGAGgctgagaaagaaaaagatgagAGGAA TTGGAAGATCATATTGATGAGAATCTTCGTGAACATATCCATAATCTCTTTACTAGTGCTGTCAGCATATGCTGTGATAAAAGTTGTCGCAAGAAGCGCAGAAGAGCTCGAGCAGAGCGATTGGTGGAGGCAGAATGAAATTACAGTCGTGATGTCCCTTATCACGTACTTGTTCCCAGTATTCTTCGAGATACTAGGTCTGCTAGAAAGCTATCATCCCAGAAAGCAGCTTCGCGTACAGCTTGCGCG AATAATGCTTTTGAATTTATTGAATCTCTACTCCCTGATATTCGCCTTGTTTGGCAAAATAAATACAATG AAACACGATCTGCATGACCTTCAACCGACGATTAAAAATTGTTCGTACAAGCCAATTGAGTGTAATAATAATATGCCAAAATCAAGAAGATTCGCAACACTGGCATCCTTAAGTTTAATTCTAGCGAGCAATGTTAGtggtttacaaaataaaactgAAGTTCCTGGTGCAA CACTACCACCGTACTCGATGATGCCCAAAAACCTGTTCCTTAATCCCATAATGGATGAGAAGTCACTAGAAGAGATATATAACGTTGGAGATTATCCTCCTTTAGATTACACATATGACAATTACGACGGAGAAGACATGAAAACCATAGGCTTCAATGAAACCACATGGTCTTCGACTGAAACTGCCTTCGAAGAGGATCTTACGTCACCTGTGCTTGAATGGAATAATACTCTTGACACGACTGGACTTGAACAGAATGATACTTTCGATACAAGTACCATTCCTGCTCTTGATAATGCCACTGGGATTTCCTTTTCTGGTTTCAGCGAAGAAGTGAATGATACCTCTTTGTCTACCGTAGACTTGAACAAGCCAACAGCTTACGATGAAGTAACTGAGACTGCAATGCATGATACGACTGATGCAAGCACCACGAGTGAAGATTCTATTACTGCTTCTTCCACCTCGGACAGGACAGTGTCTTCCACGACAGAGAATGATACATTTGGCGAACATTCAATAATTACTACACTGGACACGAGCACAGAATCGCCAATGATCACAACTACACCCACTGAAGAGAAAGCTGACAAAATGTCTACTGTGGATAGTTCCTCAACTTCAGTAAACGAGGGAGTGATTCCACTCACAGTTGAGAACTACGTCGTACAGTGCTTCGAGCAAGTCTGCACAACAACGACACAAGACACGA TCGCTCCATCAAAGCTGCTAGATCTGAAGACTCGAAAGAAACTTCGTCGTCTATGTTGGGAGACAATGTTTGGGCAAGAATTAGCTAAACTGACTGTCATGGACTTA GTGCTCGTCATAGTATTCACGCTCAGCATAGACTTCTTCCGTGCAGTGTTTGTGCGTTTCATGAACAGCTGCTGGTGCTGGGACCTCGAGAAGCAGTTCCCCCAGTACGGTGACTTCAAAATCGCTGAGAATATACTGCACCTGGTGAACAATCAAGGAATGATCTGGATGGGGATGTTCTTCAGCCCCGGATTAACAGCGCTGAACCTTCTGAAGCTTGGTATTCTCATGTACTTGCGATCGTGGGCAGTGATGACCTGCAACGTGCCCCACGAAGTAATCTTTCGAGCTTCCAG GTCTAATAATTTTTACTTTGCTCTTCTTCTAACTATGCTGTTCTTGTGTGTCTTGCCTGTTGGTTACGCAATTGTGTGGGTAGAGCCGTCGTGGCACTGCGGACCATTCTCTGGCTACAAGAAAATCTATCATCTGGCGACAAAACAGCTGACAGATTCTCTTCCAGAACCGATTCAAAG GTGTCTTGATTACATTGCTTCGCCTGGTATCGTGATCCCACTGATCGTTCTGATGACATTGATCATTTACTATATGGTATCCCTTACTGGCTCCCTGAGAGAAGCAAACAATGATTTAAAG ATACAACTGCGTCATGAGCGCACAGAGGAGCGACGAAAGCTGTTTAAAATAGTCAGGAAGAAGGAGGATGTAATAGACACGTCGCTCCTGAAGTGGAAGAAGATGTTGCCCGGTTTAGTCAGGAAATCATCGAAGACTAGAGCTGCCAAAG GTGAACCGGAAGTTGCGGTGACAATGGACAGTGTGGTCGACATACACGGGAGAAAGCATTCGGTTTCGGATGTGGTTGAATTAACAGATGTGGAAGAGGACGAGTTGCCACAAGTCTTTGAAAACAGTCACAGAGACAGAGGACAAACTAGTGGAAGTACCAGGTGA